The Thermasporomyces composti region GCGGCCCGTCTCTACCGTCTGCACACCAACCAACGTGACGCCCACCACGTTGGCGCGTGACAACGCGACCCTGCCGCCGTGATGTGAGTCGCTCTCCGGACACACGGGCCGAGCCGGCGCGTACGCTCTGGCCGTAGGTGCATCGGAGACGGAGGGTGATGAAGGACATGAGCGTGCCGCGCTGGCTGCTGCTCATCGCCCTCGTCTTCGGCATCGCGGGTATGCACACTCTGGGGCACCCTGAACCGGCGCATGGTCACGACGGTGGGGTCGTCGCAGGCTCCGATCATTCCCGGAGCGGTCTGACGATCGTGCCGCCGCGCGACGGAGATCACTCCGCCGTGCAGACCTCGGACGAGAGCCTCCCGAACTTGGACCCGCTGGCGGTCTGCCTGGCGATTCTGGCCCCGCTCACACTCCTGGCCTTGTCCTTGTGCGGGTTGCGGGTCCGGCACAGGGCCGTGGCAGGGCCGTCCGCACGCGGTGGCCGGGGCCTGAGCTTCGCCCGGCCGCCGCCGAGAAGTACCGCCGTACGTCTGGCACTCCTCTCGGTTCTGCGCACGTAGGCCGACCACCTCCCGGGCGGCCCGTCGTGGGCTGCCCACATCACCAGGTCGGCAGTGAATCCAGAACCAGAGGGAGTCAATCGACCATGCGTATCAACCGAGCCGTTCTCCGCAAGCTCGCACTGTCCACGGCTGCCGGGACCGGGGCCTTCGTCCTGCTCACCGCATGCGGCGGGACCACCGCTGGCTCCGGCAACGAAGGCGCGTCCCCCACTCCGCCCACCACCGCGAGCGCCAGCGCGCGAGCCACGTTCAACCCGGCGGACGTCATGTTCGCGCAGATGATGATCCCCCACCACCAGCAGGCTGTGGAGATGGCCGAACTCGCCGAGACTCGCGCGGCCGACCCTGAGATCAAGGAGCTCGCGCAGAAGATCAAGGCGGCTCAGGACCCGGAGATCGCCACGATGCGCGGCTGGCTCAGGGCTTGGGGTGCCCCCGAGAGGCTCATGGGAGAGGAGCACAGCGGCCATGGCATGCCCGGGATGATGACCGAGGAGGACATGGCCGAGCTCGAGGCGTCCGAGGGCGGCACGTTCGACCGCATGTTCGCCGAGATGATGATCGAGCACCACGACGGGGCCATCGAGATGGCGAAGACCGAGCTGTCGCGGGGCACCAATCCCGAAGCCAAGGATCTCGCCGAGACGATCATCGCCACGCAGCAGGCGGAGATCGATCAGATGAAGAAGATCCTCGAGCGTCTTTGACGAGGTGGGGATCGTGCTCGGCATGAAGCGTGCCGGCACGATCCCCGAGGGGAGAGCCCTCAGCGGCTCGATCACCGCGCCGGTCTAGCGGCGGCTCACCGAACTCACACCAACCAACGCGACGCTCACGACGAGGGCCCTGTCAGGACACGCCTGTTCGTGGATGCTGCGGACAAGAGGAGAAGGGATCGCACCATGACCCCACCCGAGTTCACTGGCTGGAGGAAGGCCAGCTACAGCGCGAACGGCAACAACTGCGTCGAGGTCGCGGCCGCTCCTGGCGTCGTCGGTGTCCGGGACCCCAAGCTGGGCGAGGACTCGCCCATCGTGGCGATCTCCCGGGCGGAAGGGGCACCTTCGTGAGCGCCGTCAAGGGCGGTCTCTTCGACCTCTGACGCGACCACCACAGTCACCTCGGCGGCGCCTCGGCCTGGGGCGCCGTTCCTTGTGCGGCCGACGTGTCGTTCTCACCCGCGGCACGGCGTGGTCCTTGGTGACCTGACGCCTGACGAGCCACGAGGGCAAGGCTCGAAGCGGCTGCCTATGGCGAGCGGTCTGGCGTTTCGACGAGCCAGGGGTGGGGCGGGGCCGGTCGGAGGAGGTAGGAGATCGACCGGCCCCGCGCCCGGGTGCGCGCCAGGGCGCCCCTGTGGCGGAGGGCAAGGGGTGGGATGGGGCAGGCCCCCTGGGCGCTGGTCAGGCTGGTCACACGTGGTCGGGCCTGGCGTCCGCTGGTGGGGTGGCCTGTGTTGTGATGGCGTGGCGGCGGGGTTGGTGCTGGTCGTCCATGCGCAGGATCTCCTCCCCGGAGCCGCGCCGGACGCAGCGGTGGCCGGGTGGGGCGTGGCAGGTGGGGCAGGGGTGCAGCAGGATGCGGGCGAACCTGTGCCGGTCGGCGGTGCCGAGCCCGTCCAGGTCGGGCCGGGAGGTGTCGAACACCCAGTCGACGATCCCGCTGTCAATCAGATCGAGGTCTAGCGGGTTGTGACCGCCGCCAGCACCAGTCCGATCACCGCCGACACCACGAATGTGGCCGCCTTCCATATCACCGCGTGTGTCGTGAGGCGTCCTGTCGCCAGGCCACGTCGCCATGCCACCCTCGCCTCCCGTGTGTGGCAGGTGCGGCGGCCACCCACACCCGTGGGGGCCGGAGCAGCACGTGGCCGCCGCACTCGGCTGAAGAGGCGCGGTAGCCGGGACCACCCATCCCACGACCCCGACCACCGGCTCGAGGCCCCGAAACAGCGAGGTCAACCAACCACCGCGCCAGCTTGTGTCACGCACTGAAGTGAGAAACCCACTCCAACGTGTGGTACGTACTGTCGCATCTCCCTACAGTCATTGCAAGACTTTCCACGAAAAGTCGGACACATCCTTTGCCGTCCTGTCTGAGTAGGATGTGCGCCATGTCGAGGGCCCACGAAGGGCGGGGTGACCTGTGATCTCTCCGTACGTGAGACGTCTCCGCCTCGCCCGCGAGCTCACGGCGCTCCGCAAGGCCGCGAACCTCACGATCGAGGAGCTGGCCAAGCTGATCGGCGAGTCCCGGTCCAAGGTCCAGCGGCTGGAGGGAGGGACTGTTCGGCCCAAGGAGGCCGACGTCCTCAAGATCCTGGACGCGCTCCAGGTGTCCGACGAGAAGTGGGCACAGATCTACGAGATCGCGCGGGAGGCCGCTGAACGAGGCTGGTGGGCGCCGACCGCGGCGCAGATGGGGGAACGGCAGGCGCTGTTCGCGAACCTCGAGGCGGGCGCTGCCACCATCCGGGAGTACATGCCCGTCGTACCAGGGCTGCTTCAGACCGAGGAGTACATCCGCGCGATCAGCCAGTAC contains the following coding sequences:
- a CDS encoding DUF305 domain-containing protein, which encodes MRINRAVLRKLALSTAAGTGAFVLLTACGGTTAGSGNEGASPTPPTTASASARATFNPADVMFAQMMIPHHQQAVEMAELAETRAADPEIKELAQKIKAAQDPEIATMRGWLRAWGAPERLMGEEHSGHGMPGMMTEEDMAELEASEGGTFDRMFAEMMIEHHDGAIEMAKTELSRGTNPEAKDLAETIIATQQAEIDQMKKILERL
- a CDS encoding DUF397 domain-containing protein gives rise to the protein MTPPEFTGWRKASYSANGNNCVEVAAAPGVVGVRDPKLGEDSPIVAISRAEGAPS
- a CDS encoding zinc finger domain-containing protein, with product MFDTSRPDLDGLGTADRHRFARILLHPCPTCHAPPGHRCVRRGSGEEILRMDDQHQPRRHAITTQATPPADARPDHV